The DNA segment AGACTGTTGCCATCTTCCAGCTGCTGCCGACTTTAAACGCGAGTCAAGGTTGCTGTGCCTTCTTGGGTGGCGCTAATTTTTTCTTCGTTTTTGCGTTGCATTTTACGCTGGCTACTCACTTGCCCATGAATATTGACGCAATAGGGAACCACGTAGGTTAACAAACTAGACAACCAGCGTGAGCGATCCATTTTGCCATTTAAGGCAGCATTGCCATGGTTGATGCTAAATAAAATGGTGCCAACGACTAATGCAACGCGGATGGCAGAAGGCATC comes from the [Limnothrix rosea] IAM M-220 genome and includes:
- the nrtS gene encoding nitrate/nitrite transporter NrtS, producing MRDFLRGLRHPDMMPSAIRVALVVGTILFSINHGNAALNGKMDRSRWLSSLLTYVVPYCVNIHGQVSSQRKMQRKNEEKISATQEGTATLTRV